A section of the Candidatus Zixiibacteriota bacterium genome encodes:
- a CDS encoding tetratricopeptide repeat protein has product MKIMQKSLLGICKPRINMILSLVAGLSVFLSVSLYAQQQNSAADYINRGNQYFSGGKLNEAIAEYTRAIALEPNNAGLILQRGIAYGMSGELSKSVEDFSHSIELDPAVPEAYFSRALAYERLGEKDKAVADYGKAIEVDPGYAEAYYNRGTVYNKKGMYSVAMEDYQQAIRIRPDYAKAYFNLGVCYSALENNNMALRSYTRAIELQPEFKDAYFNRGRVYYDENRFYEAVDDFKKTVKIDSTDANGYYNLAATLEWIDRKTEAKAAYLEYIRFAPPSDSSRVRALKDKLEQMKK; this is encoded by the coding sequence ATGAAAATAATGCAAAAGAGTCTACTCGGGATTTGTAAGCCAAGAATAAATATGATTTTAAGCCTGGTTGCGGGATTATCGGTATTTCTGTCGGTATCTCTTTATGCCCAGCAGCAAAACTCGGCGGCCGATTATATCAACCGCGGTAATCAATATTTTTCCGGGGGTAAACTAAATGAGGCCATTGCGGAATATACCCGGGCGATAGCTCTGGAACCGAATAACGCCGGGTTGATTCTCCAGCGCGGGATTGCCTATGGAATGAGCGGCGAACTCAGTAAATCTGTCGAGGATTTTTCGCACTCCATAGAGCTGGATCCTGCCGTTCCCGAAGCCTATTTCAGCCGGGCTCTGGCCTACGAACGGCTTGGCGAGAAGGATAAGGCTGTCGCTGATTACGGCAAAGCCATTGAGGTTGATCCCGGGTACGCCGAGGCCTATTACAACCGGGGGACGGTTTACAATAAAAAAGGTATGTATTCGGTAGCCATGGAGGATTATCAACAGGCTATCAGAATTCGACCGGATTATGCCAAGGCTTATTTCAATCTGGGCGTTTGCTACAGCGCCCTGGAGAATAATAATATGGCCCTGCGAAGTTATACCCGGGCGATCGAACTGCAACCCGAATTCAAAGATGCTTATTTCAATCGCGGTCGCGTTTATTATGATGAAAATAGATTCTATGAGGCGGTCGATGATTTTAAAAAAACGGTCAAAATAGACTCGACCGATGCCAATGGTTATTACAACCTGGCCGCCACTCTGGAATGGATTGACCGCAAAACCGAGGCCAAGGCGGCCTACCTGGAGTATATCCGGTTTGCTCCCCCGTCCGATTCGTCCCGGGTGCGGGCTTTGAAGGATAAACTGGAACAAATGAAAAAATAA
- a CDS encoding GAF domain-containing protein, which yields MMNKIEIFPGLFREIEKIVSVPGRNRTKLEKICRLIKDQLPGYDWVGFYLVSSDKERQLILGPFAGEPTEHTLIAFGQGICGQAAETEKTFIVDDVSRESNYLSCSLNVRSEIVVPLFKNGHLVGELDIDSHTPAAFTRDDERFLERVGEIAAGLI from the coding sequence ATCATGAATAAAATAGAAATTTTCCCGGGCCTCTTTCGGGAAATAGAAAAAATTGTTTCCGTACCGGGCCGGAATCGTACGAAATTGGAAAAAATTTGCCGGTTAATTAAGGACCAATTACCCGGCTATGACTGGGTTGGGTTTTACCTGGTTTCATCCGATAAAGAGCGCCAGTTGATTCTCGGTCCTTTTGCCGGCGAACCCACCGAACATACCCTAATTGCCTTCGGCCAGGGAATCTGCGGTCAGGCAGCTGAAACCGAGAAAACTTTTATTGTCGATGATGTCAGCCGGGAAAGCAACTACTTGTCCTGCAGTCTTAATGTCCGCTCCGAGATTGTTGTCCCGCTGTTTAAAAACGGTCATCTGGTGGGAGAACTGGATATTGATTCACACACCCCGGCCGCCTTCACCCGTGATGATGAACGTTTTCTGGAAAGGGTGGGGGAAATTGCGGCCGGTCTGATCTGA
- a CDS encoding carboxymuconolactone decarboxylase family protein, whose translation MAHDKIEIFRKERERLNDLVLANSGTTVKRYFNLDWQAYSDGALPAKTKELLGLVASLVLRCDDCILYHVIRCREEGITDQELEECLAVGLVVGGSITIPHIRQVWNNWENLRQGKNKSESNHE comes from the coding sequence ATGGCCCATGACAAAATCGAGATTTTCCGGAAAGAACGGGAAAGGCTGAATGATCTGGTTCTCGCAAATTCCGGAACGACCGTTAAAAGATATTTCAATCTCGACTGGCAGGCTTATAGCGATGGCGCCCTGCCGGCCAAAACCAAGGAACTGCTTGGTCTGGTCGCTTCACTGGTTTTAAGATGCGACGATTGCATTCTCTACCATGTCATTCGATGCCGGGAGGAGGGTATTACCGACCAGGAACTTGAGGAGTGCCTGGCAGTCGGCCTGGTGGTGGGGGGTTCGATCACTATTCCCCATATTCGTCAGGTCTGGAATAACTGGGAAAACCTCAGACAGGGAAAAAATAAGTCGGAAAGCAATCATGAATAA
- a CDS encoding glycosyltransferase family 2 protein, with protein MEELPKISVIIPIRNEEKYITATLGFILSQDYPADKLEILVVDGESEDRSREIVDEIAGQDHRVRLLNNPGRLSSAGRNVGVRMATGEIVTFIDGHTYIDNNQLLKNMVELMRTHNLEILSRPQFLETPDNNHFQGAVAIARKSLIGHGLDSTIYTADDKFVDPGSSGASYRREIFDKIGYYDEIFDACEDVEFNYRASRAGFKSFTSLKLAVYYYPRESLSGLFRQMKRYGIGRYRLFRKFPGSLSAGTLAPLLLTVGIPSLGICAIFIQPLIYLFMAIVGLYILGILGWSLGAAIRHGIRYFFPILLIYPAIHTGLGFGFILEFFRTIFGKGAPSDR; from the coding sequence ATGGAAGAACTACCTAAAATATCGGTAATTATACCGATCCGAAATGAGGAAAAATATATTACCGCCACGCTGGGGTTTATTCTGAGTCAGGATTATCCTGCTGATAAGCTGGAAATTCTGGTGGTCGATGGCGAATCGGAAGACCGTTCCCGGGAGATTGTCGACGAAATAGCGGGACAGGATCACCGAGTAAGATTGTTGAATAATCCGGGGAGATTATCCTCGGCAGGGCGCAATGTCGGAGTCCGGATGGCGACTGGCGAGATTGTGACATTTATCGATGGCCACACTTATATCGACAATAATCAACTCCTGAAAAACATGGTCGAGCTGATGCGGACCCATAATCTGGAGATTCTCAGCCGGCCCCAGTTTCTGGAGACGCCGGATAATAACCATTTCCAGGGAGCGGTGGCGATTGCCCGGAAGTCGTTGATCGGTCATGGGCTGGATTCGACTATTTATACGGCGGATGATAAATTTGTCGATCCGGGAAGTTCCGGTGCCTCGTACCGGAGAGAGATATTTGATAAAATCGGGTATTATGATGAGATCTTCGATGCCTGCGAGGACGTTGAATTCAATTACCGCGCCTCTCGGGCCGGTTTTAAATCCTTCACTTCGTTAAAACTGGCGGTATATTATTATCCAAGAGAATCGTTGAGCGGTTTATTCCGCCAGATGAAGCGATATGGAATCGGGCGATACAGATTATTCCGAAAATTCCCCGGTTCGTTATCGGCGGGAACGCTGGCTCCGCTTCTTCTTACGGTCGGAATCCCATCGTTGGGCATCTGCGCGATTTTCATTCAACCTTTGATTTATTTGTTTATGGCGATTGTCGGTCTTTATATTCTCGGTATTCTGGGATGGTCACTGGGGGCGGCAATCCGGCATGGTATCAGATACTTTTTCCCCATACTCCTGATTTATCCTGCGATTCACACCGGGCTCGGTTTTGGATTCATACTGGAATTTTTTCGGACAATATTCGGGAAAGGAGCGCCATCAGATAGATGA
- a CDS encoding T9SS type A sorting domain-containing protein yields MRTIAFYFLIFACMSGIISAEAQETLYPDSFDISSRYAINAITLELDDTLIIKRTIVNHEAFSLTGLYFSENLPVEFKIVDQSVRKNGQEIDYIFSQAQYNHEIPDQNTFSWIIDSLGNGSGYSNPVNPGDSLELEIRITSQELGDYILPLHSTVFYGNSTGFFSTSNDIAIDFVLSLDVDDDGGENDLINAGYLLSNSYPNPFNSTVVIKYAGFSISHKQAIFEVFDILGRNIFRQNFTTMNNEGLLNWVPEESIGSGLYFYVMTIGEEKTRGKLLLLK; encoded by the coding sequence ATGAGAACCATAGCCTTTTATTTTTTAATATTCGCCTGTATGTCAGGTATAATTTCGGCCGAAGCGCAGGAAACTCTATATCCCGATTCATTTGATATCAGCAGTCGTTATGCCATTAATGCCATAACCCTGGAGCTGGATGATACACTTATAATAAAAAGAACCATCGTCAATCATGAGGCCTTTTCTCTGACCGGATTATATTTTTCTGAAAATCTTCCGGTGGAATTTAAAATCGTCGACCAATCTGTCCGGAAAAACGGACAAGAGATAGACTATATATTTTCACAGGCCCAGTATAATCATGAAATTCCCGATCAAAATACCTTCTCCTGGATAATTGATTCTCTTGGAAATGGAAGCGGCTATTCCAATCCGGTCAATCCGGGGGACAGCCTGGAACTGGAGATTCGGATCACGAGTCAGGAATTGGGTGATTATATTCTACCGCTTCATAGTACTGTTTTTTACGGAAATAGCACCGGCTTTTTCTCGACCTCGAATGATATTGCGATTGATTTTGTCCTGTCTCTTGATGTCGATGATGACGGGGGCGAAAACGACTTGATTAATGCGGGGTATTTGCTGTCGAATTCATATCCCAATCCCTTTAACAGTACGGTTGTGATAAAATATGCCGGTTTCTCGATTTCACATAAACAGGCGATCTTCGAGGTTTTTGATATTCTGGGTCGAAATATTTTCAGGCAGAATTTCACTACGATGAATAATGAAGGTTTGCTGAACTGGGTTCCCGAGGAATCGATCGGTTCCGGGTTATATTTCTATGTCATGACCATCGGTGAAGAAAAAACGCGGGGTAAACTACTCCTTTTAAAATAG
- the rfbB gene encoding dTDP-glucose 4,6-dehydratase: MGSNLKYVKRLAVTGGAGFVGSNFLRRMVPAYPDYLFINIDCLTYAGNLANLDELKNYPNYRFEKLNIRDYSRLEECFVRYDINAIIHLAAESHVDRSILNPIDFVGTNIIGTANLLELARQYPGDFRFHHISTDEVYGSIEVPGLAGEWSPYHPTSPYAASKAAADHLVEAYHKTYNLDTVITICSNNYGPYQFPEKIIPLVIRNAIDGLEIPIYGDGRNTRDWIHVNDHCRAIERVFSDGRSGEKYNAGVGNGIENIDLVIMICHLLDKKLGGGPHAKLIKKVPDRPGHDRRYALDSSRIRNELNWAPEITFEKGLEDTIDWYLENNNWLRSCLSGEYMKYYERNYLNR; this comes from the coding sequence ATGGGATCGAATTTGAAATACGTTAAAAGACTGGCGGTTACCGGGGGGGCCGGATTTGTCGGCTCTAATTTTCTGAGGCGGATGGTACCCGCTTATCCTGATTACCTTTTTATCAATATCGATTGTCTGACCTATGCCGGGAATCTGGCCAATCTCGATGAATTGAAAAATTATCCCAACTATCGGTTCGAAAAATTAAATATTCGTGATTATAGCCGGTTGGAAGAATGTTTTGTCCGTTATGACATTAATGCAATAATCCACCTCGCCGCCGAATCGCATGTTGACCGTTCGATTTTAAATCCAATTGATTTTGTAGGAACCAATATTATCGGGACGGCGAATCTTCTCGAACTGGCGAGGCAATATCCCGGTGATTTTCGGTTTCATCATATTTCGACGGATGAAGTTTACGGCTCGATTGAAGTCCCTGGATTAGCCGGAGAATGGTCGCCTTACCACCCGACCTCGCCCTACGCGGCCTCGAAGGCGGCCGCCGATCATCTGGTCGAGGCTTACCATAAAACATACAACCTGGATACGGTGATAACGATCTGTTCCAATAATTACGGTCCCTATCAGTTTCCGGAAAAAATAATTCCGCTGGTGATCAGAAATGCTATTGACGGTCTGGAGATACCGATATATGGCGACGGCAGAAATACGCGCGACTGGATTCATGTAAACGACCACTGCCGGGCCATCGAACGAGTATTCAGTGACGGGCGGTCGGGTGAAAAATACAACGCGGGAGTCGGAAATGGGATTGAAAATATTGATCTGGTAATAATGATATGCCATCTTCTGGATAAAAAGCTCGGCGGCGGGCCGCATGCGAAACTGATTAAAAAAGTGCCCGATCGACCGGGACATGACCGGCGTTATGCGCTTGATTCATCGAGGATAAGGAATGAATTGAACTGGGCCCCGGAGATTACTTTTGAGAAAGGTCTGGAGGATACTATTGACTGGTATCTGGAAAATAATAATTGGTTGAGGAGTTGTCTCTCCGGAGAATATATGAAGTACTATGAACGAAATTATCTTAATCGCTGA
- the rfbA gene encoding glucose-1-phosphate thymidylyltransferase RfbA has product MGGNISKGIILAGGNGSRLYPVTRVICKQLLSIYDKPMIYYPLATLMQFGIRDILIISTPQDIEHFRRLFGEGRNLGLDISYAVQDRPEGIAQAFLIGRDFIGTGPVALILGDNIFYGISGIAPEIDRFRAGALIFGYFMQHPERYGVIEYDLEGKVIGIEEKPKKPKSNFAVTGFYIYDAGVIDIAAGLKPSKRGELEITDVNNAYLKQGRLKVVKLGRDAAWLDTGTYESLRHAGNFVAAIENRQGIKLGCIEEVALQCGLVEMDQFCALVEDMPENEYKNYLIEILTGQGHAL; this is encoded by the coding sequence GTGGGCGGCAATATAAGTAAGGGTATAATCCTGGCGGGAGGGAACGGCTCCCGGCTTTATCCGGTCACAAGAGTGATCTGCAAACAGTTATTGTCGATTTACGATAAACCCATGATTTATTATCCGCTGGCCACCCTGATGCAGTTCGGTATCCGGGACATTCTGATTATTTCGACACCCCAGGACATCGAGCATTTCCGTCGCCTATTCGGTGAAGGGCGGAATCTGGGGCTGGATATTTCGTATGCCGTTCAGGACAGGCCGGAAGGGATCGCCCAGGCATTTTTGATCGGCCGCGATTTTATCGGAACCGGCCCGGTGGCTCTTATTCTGGGAGATAATATTTTCTATGGTATTTCCGGGATTGCCCCGGAAATTGATCGTTTCCGCGCCGGGGCGCTGATTTTCGGCTATTTCATGCAACACCCGGAAAGATACGGGGTGATAGAGTACGATCTTGAAGGCAAGGTGATCGGAATAGAAGAGAAACCGAAAAAACCGAAGTCGAATTTCGCCGTAACCGGCTTTTATATCTATGATGCCGGAGTGATCGATATCGCCGCCGGACTCAAACCATCAAAACGGGGCGAACTCGAGATTACCGACGTCAATAACGCCTACCTGAAGCAGGGTCGTCTTAAAGTAGTAAAACTTGGGCGGGACGCCGCCTGGCTCGATACCGGAACCTATGAAAGTCTCCGCCATGCCGGAAATTTTGTGGCGGCTATTGAAAATCGACAAGGGATTAAGCTGGGATGTATCGAAGAGGTTGCTCTACAATGCGGCTTGGTTGAAATGGATCAATTTTGTGCACTTGTGGAAGATATGCCCGAAAACGAGTATAAGAATTACCTGATCGAAATTTTAACGGGGCAAGGGCATGCCCTCTAA
- the rfbD gene encoding dTDP-4-dehydrorhamnose reductase — protein MPSKILVTGAAGLLGSDLTAYFSEKYDVYPAGREDFDIRDFAAADRIFTKFEPDIVLHAAALADVDKCEADEELAYGVNAAGTENVARLCHDYRVRMIYYSTDYVFDGNSSRPYTENDPTNPINIYGRSKLEGETRVLSLLDGAVVLRIAWLYSTGKRAFINKLIMTGRKYMDEKKARKNPDPIKVAADQIGSPTWTMEIARQTEVVIKNNLKGIFHCAAGGECSRYEMARILFEHLGGDVALSGCTRSDFPWRAPRPEFTSLENRNLEKLGLNIMKNYREALKEFLNRRGGDRGD, from the coding sequence ATGCCCTCTAAAATTCTTGTAACCGGGGCGGCGGGTCTTCTGGGATCGGATCTGACCGCGTATTTTTCGGAAAAATACGATGTATATCCGGCGGGCCGGGAAGATTTCGATATTCGAGATTTTGCCGCGGCCGACAGGATTTTTACGAAATTCGAGCCGGATATCGTCCTGCATGCGGCGGCGCTGGCCGATGTCGATAAATGCGAAGCGGATGAGGAATTGGCTTATGGAGTCAACGCCGCCGGGACGGAGAATGTGGCTCGCTTATGCCATGATTATCGGGTCAGGATGATTTATTATTCGACCGATTATGTGTTCGATGGGAATAGCAGTCGGCCATATACCGAAAACGATCCGACCAATCCTATTAATATTTACGGGCGAAGCAAACTCGAAGGAGAAACGAGAGTGCTTTCGCTTCTGGATGGCGCAGTTGTTCTGAGAATCGCCTGGCTGTACAGCACCGGCAAGCGGGCTTTTATAAATAAATTGATCATGACGGGCCGGAAATATATGGATGAAAAAAAAGCCCGAAAAAATCCGGACCCGATAAAAGTGGCCGCCGATCAAATCGGATCGCCGACCTGGACCATGGAAATCGCCCGACAGACCGAGGTTGTTATAAAAAACAATCTTAAAGGCATTTTTCATTGTGCGGCCGGGGGAGAGTGTTCACGATACGAAATGGCCCGGATTTTATTCGAACATCTCGGCGGGGACGTAGCTTTGTCCGGTTGCACCCGGTCGGATTTTCCCTGGCGAGCCCCGCGGCCCGAATTTACCAGCCTGGAAAACAGGAATCTCGAAAAGCTGGGTTTGAATATTATGAAAAATTATAGAGAAGCTCTGAAAGAATTCCTGAATCGGAGAGGCGGTGATCGTGGAGATTAA
- a CDS encoding dTDP-4-dehydrorhamnose 3,5-epimerase family protein, with amino-acid sequence MEIKCDIAGVIIKRSKRYEDKRGWLAELFREDELPEGFRPAMGYISMTRPGQVRGPHEHRYQTDHFTFLGGAFFLVYMWDNRPDSPGFGRHCRIDIGVDELITLIIPPGVVHAYKNIGSTEGLIFNTPDRLYAGRNKAEKPDEIRYEDCDDTNFIIDD; translated from the coding sequence GTGGAGATTAAATGTGATATCGCCGGAGTCATTATTAAACGATCCAAACGCTATGAAGACAAACGCGGCTGGTTAGCGGAGTTGTTTCGGGAAGATGAGTTGCCCGAAGGTTTCCGGCCCGCCATGGGCTATATTTCGATGACCCGGCCGGGACAGGTCCGCGGCCCCCATGAACATCGTTATCAAACCGATCATTTTACCTTTCTCGGAGGCGCCTTTTTTCTAGTTTATATGTGGGACAATCGGCCTGATTCCCCCGGGTTTGGAAGGCATTGCCGGATTGATATCGGAGTCGATGAGCTGATTACGCTGATAATTCCGCCGGGGGTGGTACACGCCTATAAGAATATCGGTTCGACCGAAGGATTAATTTTCAACACTCCCGACCGCCTTTACGCCGGCCGAAATAAAGCCGAAAAGCCGGATGAGATCAGGTATGAAGATTGTGATGACACCAATTTCATAATCGATGATTGA
- a CDS encoding EpsI family protein — MAKKTFTIILIALLLTFAFAFAIKHYRPSSTLIPALETIPLEKNGWIGQTENLDQSIIDILSPDQFFSASYQNSAGARVQLFVNYFASDNRIGGPHSPRNCLPGSGWSIKNIEPRIIATPAGKIKGARFRIDYKQEQEVMDFWYVTNYGETANDYEFKLYLMLSSLSFRPTDRAFIRFISKADSVSLLYLDEFERTFTGDIYKALPIGK; from the coding sequence GTGGCGAAAAAAACCTTCACAATAATCCTGATTGCTTTGCTTTTAACCTTTGCCTTTGCTTTTGCAATAAAGCATTATCGGCCGTCATCAACCTTGATTCCAGCCCTGGAAACCATCCCACTGGAGAAAAACGGATGGATCGGACAAACAGAAAATCTTGATCAATCAATTATAGATATCTTGAGTCCCGACCAATTCTTTTCCGCATCCTATCAAAACAGCGCTGGTGCCAGGGTGCAACTGTTCGTGAATTACTTCGCCTCGGATAATCGAATCGGCGGTCCCCACTCGCCGCGAAATTGCCTGCCCGGCTCCGGCTGGTCGATCAAAAATATCGAACCAAGGATTATTGCGACACCGGCCGGAAAAATTAAGGGCGCCCGTTTCAGGATCGATTACAAACAGGAACAGGAGGTTATGGATTTCTGGTATGTTACCAATTACGGTGAGACAGCTAATGATTATGAATTCAAATTGTACCTGATGCTGTCCTCGCTGTCTTTCCGTCCCACCGACCGGGCCTTCATCCGCTTTATCTCAAAAGCCGATTCAGTCAGCCTTTTGTACCTCGATGAATTCGAAAGAACATTCACAGGGGATATCTATAAGGCCCTGCCAATCGGGAAATAG
- a CDS encoding exosortase/archaeosortase family protein: protein MRNILDLISDWIRDNNYSHGFLIIPLSIYLIFRKKEGISCRPQKGNVGFFPLILGCLGLIAGTAASEFFTIRLSLILIITGLTICRIGLPGFKKIWFAFFMLLFMIPIPAVIYYSATFPMQLFATRTTLSVLNLIGVPAVGAGNIIHLPDYSLEVAEACSGLRSLVTLMALAALYGYLTMRSRLGWLILFLMAIPISIIANIFRLVITAVGAYAISTKFADNFLHELSGVIVFIVALIMIIALGAILQWRKKPSQ, encoded by the coding sequence ATGCGAAATATCCTGGACCTGATTTCAGATTGGATTCGAGATAACAATTATTCGCACGGTTTCTTAATTATTCCCCTTTCAATATACCTCATTTTCAGAAAAAAGGAAGGAATATCTTGCCGGCCCCAAAAGGGGAACGTCGGCTTTTTCCCTCTAATCCTTGGCTGTCTGGGTTTAATTGCCGGTACCGCCGCCAGTGAGTTTTTCACAATCCGTCTATCGTTAATCCTGATAATAACCGGATTAACGATTTGTCGAATTGGCCTGCCGGGATTTAAAAAAATCTGGTTCGCTTTTTTCATGTTGCTTTTTATGATTCCCATTCCCGCCGTGATTTATTATTCCGCCACCTTCCCCATGCAGCTTTTTGCCACCCGAACCACTCTGTCTGTGCTCAACCTGATAGGTGTCCCGGCTGTCGGAGCCGGAAACATAATCCACCTGCCCGATTACAGCCTGGAGGTTGCCGAAGCCTGCAGCGGTCTGAGAAGCCTGGTGACTCTGATGGCTTTGGCGGCGCTTTATGGCTATTTGACCATGAGAAGCCGCCTTGGCTGGCTTATTCTTTTCCTGATGGCCATCCCGATCTCAATTATTGCCAATATTTTCCGGCTGGTCATTACCGCCGTCGGGGCTTATGCCATAAGCACCAAATTCGCCGATAATTTTCTACATGAATTATCGGGGGTTATCGTATTTATCGTGGCCTTAATAATGATTATTGCACTGGGAGCTATATTGCAGTGGCGAAAAAAACCTTCACAATAA
- a CDS encoding DUF362 domain-containing protein gives MISRRDILKILGSASAMIYLQSLMGCASKKAEKKFPVEERAKIWKAAGNNPEEITRRMIDSLGGIETLVDKDDIIVLKVNSQWWNQGMTNTDVLKAFIDNILASGNFTGEIIIADNHQAKNINSRGWTTAERNGRFNYNELVEYFNGRGFSNVTKYHWNPASANPTPLQLDGFGDAVRSHPSEGDGYIWPKDLYYECPYGHRSMLAYPVFTSAYSGTTVDLKNGAFREGEYTGQPVKFFNFSALNHHSRYAGVTASIKNYMGVVDMSCGYPAPYPEGTFNTHHIGASDLFRLLARHQKSLHNTPFYWDILLHPSVFRFRYTGGVLGAFMKKIRPADMHFITAVTVGWGSRTDVSMAARANTLLASKDPVALDYWAAYNILLKAALDAEAPEYFTRLIDPSIKSGPLFNFLEECRRELGGTTNPDLMELTEC, from the coding sequence ATGATTTCGAGAAGGGATATTCTCAAAATCCTTGGTTCCGCATCCGCAATGATTTATCTTCAGTCCTTGATGGGTTGTGCTTCCAAAAAAGCCGAAAAGAAATTCCCGGTTGAAGAAAGGGCTAAAATATGGAAGGCCGCCGGGAATAATCCGGAAGAAATCACCAGGCGGATGATAGACTCATTGGGAGGAATCGAAACCCTGGTCGATAAGGATGATATTATCGTTCTCAAGGTCAACAGCCAGTGGTGGAACCAGGGTATGACCAACACGGATGTCCTGAAGGCTTTCATAGATAACATTCTGGCGAGCGGGAATTTTACGGGTGAAATCATAATCGCCGATAATCACCAGGCCAAAAACATCAACAGCCGCGGCTGGACGACCGCCGAGCGGAACGGCCGATTCAATTATAATGAACTGGTCGAATATTTCAATGGCCGGGGTTTTTCCAACGTGACCAAATATCACTGGAACCCGGCCAGCGCCAATCCCACCCCTCTGCAACTTGACGGTTTCGGCGATGCCGTCCGTTCGCACCCTTCCGAAGGCGATGGATATATCTGGCCGAAAGATCTGTACTATGAATGTCCCTATGGCCATCGGAGCATGCTGGCTTACCCGGTGTTTACTTCAGCTTACAGCGGGACCACGGTTGATTTGAAAAACGGTGCATTCAGGGAAGGTGAATATACCGGGCAACCGGTGAAGTTTTTCAATTTTTCTGCCCTGAATCATCATAGCCGCTATGCGGGTGTGACGGCCTCTATAAAAAATTATATGGGGGTGGTCGATATGTCCTGCGGTTATCCGGCCCCCTATCCCGAAGGGACTTTCAATACCCATCATATCGGTGCCTCAGATCTTTTCCGTCTTCTGGCCAGGCACCAGAAAAGCCTGCATAATACACCCTTCTACTGGGATATTCTTTTGCATCCCTCGGTTTTCCGGTTTCGTTATACCGGCGGAGTCCTTGGGGCCTTTATGAAGAAAATCCGGCCGGCCGACATGCATTTTATAACGGCTGTTACCGTCGGGTGGGGATCCCGAACGGATGTTTCCATGGCTGCGAGAGCCAACACCCTTCTGGCTTCAAAAGACCCGGTGGCTCTTGACTACTGGGCTGCCTATAATATCTTGCTGAAAGCGGCTCTGGATGCAGAGGCGCCAGAGTATTTTACCCGGCTTATTGATCCCTCGATTAAGTCCGGGCCGTTATTTAATTTCCTGGAGGAATGCCGTAGAGAATTGGGCGGAACGACGAATCCCGACCTGATGGAATTAACTGAATGTTAA